The stretch of DNA CCAGGCACCGCCCAACGGTCCGACGACCCCTTCGGCGTTGAGATCGAGTGCAATCACCCTTGGCGATTTGCCTTCCGCATATTCACGAAAGATGCGCCGTACGATCGCGGCTTCGCTGACATTGATGGTCCGCTCTCCGCGTACAGCTTCGCCGGCAGCATCGAATTTTCGTACGACGTCGTATCCATAGCATAGCCCGCCGCCCGATTTGCCGGCTTCCACGCGTCCCCGTATGCCGCGCCGCGTTTTGTCTGCCAGATCCTGCAGAAAGAGCGCATTCATGGTGCCCTTGAGCCCGACGTGGAGTTGGGTGACATCACCTTCCGAGAGGGTGATGATCCGCACGCCGGCAAACTTCATTCGTTGAGCACTACTTTGGCAGAATGGAGTTAGGATATCTTTTGAGTGTCCATCCGCAATGAGGGCATTGTGTCGGGGATGAACGAGACATGTGGTCAAGGATGGCCTGCCGCACTGCTGGCAGACTGGGTTGCGGTGGCGGCCCGAGGACTCTTTTTTTTTCGTCCCGCCTGAGCGAGCCTGCGGGATTGCAAAAAGGCGTAGGCCATCATCGACATCAAGGCATGGCGGTGAAGTCCGCTCCAGGATCGTCCCTCAAAGTGATCCAGGCCCAGCTCTTCCTTGAGTTGCTGATGGGCCTGTTCGCATATCCAGCGCGCTTTGATCGCGCCAGCCAGAACCTTGATTGGCGTGTCGGCTGGTAAGTTCGCAAGATAGTATTTGCGTTCGCCATTCGAGCGATGCTCCCCCACAAGCCAGGCTTCTTCGTCCGGCATGTGCTGGGCCCCGGCAGAGCCGATCCTCTGGGGTACGCCATCCGCGATGCGCACGCGTATGGCCGCGAACCGAGCCGTCAGACGTTCTTTCGTTCCCTTGCGCCAACTGATCTGCCGCCACTTTGCCCCTTCGAGCATGGTGTGTGCAGCCACGGACGTGACATCCGGAACGTGCCGCATCCGTGGGCGACCACGGCCCGCAACCGGGAAGATCAGTTGAGCATCGTCGGGATAGACCTTCTGGTGTCGTGGAATACCGACAGCCCAGCAAAGACCCCGTGCGGTCAGTGCCTGCCGAAACGGGGCTGACAACCCGTAACCCGCATCAGCCAGCACACAGCCAAAGCGGACACCTGCTGCGATGACGCGATCAATTTCCTCAAGCGCGATTTCAGGCTTCGTACGGTAGTTCTGTAAGGCACGAGGTACGCCTGCCTTATCCATGCGCGCGACGTCGCCTGTCCAGCTTTCCGGCAGGAACAACCGCAGGCTCAGCATCAGGGGAACTTCACCCGAAGCCAGTGTCACAGAGACCATTGTCTGGCAGTTCGCATTCTTGCCTAGTGCGGTTGCGTATTGGGGCGCAACGCCAACAGAGGCTTTGCCCTTCTTCGGCAAGGCAGTGTCATCGATGATCAGCCAGGATCCGTCGCCACCAACCAGGTCATCCGCCTGTTTCCACAAGGTCGCTTCCAGTGGAGCTTTGTCCCAAAGTCCGGCTCCGATGAAATGATGTAGCCGGTCATAGGGGACCGCATCCGAGCGCACGGCCATGGGCTGGATGCTCTTGCGATCTCCTGGCCCGATCAGACCTGCGATATAGGCCGGGCACATTTTACGCCGCGTCTTGTTACCAAGACCTTCCAGATACGGGACGAGCCATTGCTCAAGATCCGCTTGCCAGTCTTCTTCCAATGCCAGCCTCCGTCAAAGCTGGCTCCCCATGAATCACGCAATCAGCCCCATGGGAATCCTAAAAATCATACTTTTGCCAAAGTAGTGCTGGTTCGCCTGCTTCTAGTGGGAAATACTAGGGGGCAGGACTCACTGATTAGAGCCAGAAGATGACGGTGGCAGCGAGTGCAATGGCGGAGAAGAAGGCTGTGGGGCACCTTTCGTAGCGGGTTGCAACGCGGCGCCAGTCCTTGATGTGTCCGAACATGATCTCTATGCGGTTGCGACGTTTGCAGCGGCGCTTGTCGTATTTGACGGCCTTGTTCCAAGATTTTCGGCCCGGGATGCAGGGCTTGATGCCCTTTTCCTGCAAGGCGTCCCTGAATCATTCGCTATCATAGCCCCGGTCTGCGAGTAG from Kozakia baliensis encodes:
- a CDS encoding IS701 family transposase, producing the protein MEEDWQADLEQWLVPYLEGLGNKTRRKMCPAYIAGLIGPGDRKSIQPMAVRSDAVPYDRLHHFIGAGLWDKAPLEATLWKQADDLVGGDGSWLIIDDTALPKKGKASVGVAPQYATALGKNANCQTMVSVTLASGEVPLMLSLRLFLPESWTGDVARMDKAGVPRALQNYRTKPEIALEEIDRVIAAGVRFGCVLADAGYGLSAPFRQALTARGLCWAVGIPRHQKVYPDDAQLIFPVAGRGRPRMRHVPDVTSVAAHTMLEGAKWRQISWRKGTKERLTARFAAIRVRIADGVPQRIGSAGAQHMPDEEAWLVGEHRSNGERKYYLANLPADTPIKVLAGAIKARWICEQAHQQLKEELGLDHFEGRSWSGLHRHALMSMMAYAFLQSRRLAQAGRKKKSPRAATATQSASSAAGHP